The DNA segment GTGGTTCTCGTCATAAATACTAGTTTCTAACGGATCTTCACcctatatacacatatataattATCAAGTTCTATACTTCACTACTAGTTCCTAACAGATCTTCACcttatatacatatacacacacacacacatatatatatatatggtaaggttcatgtgagaaccacctttattgcgagaaccaatgtgaacacaacaaaaaatagctaaaaaacctaacccccccccccaaacagaaaaaaaaaaaaaaacctaaacccccacccccctaaaaaaaaacctaccccccacccccaagctaaaatggtaaaaactaaaccccccaaaaaaacctaaaaaaaaaaaacacacacacaattttttttaatattttttacattaaaatacctacttttagtagccaaaaatttttttaactttttttttgctactaaaaataacgatttttttataaaaaatattaaaaaaaattgtgtgttttttagctatttttggttgtgtgcacattggttctcgcggttctcgcaataaagggtggttcctaacgaatctttctcctatatatatatatagggtagggatatggtaaaaagtgtctaaaatgtaagaagggtaagaagtgttttaaaccattggatatttgatctaatggttgagatcaatagggtataaaatgtaaattgtgttttaattagaaggaccttatgtaaaaattgaagggcaatagtgacttttccaatatttcaaatatggtaaccgtttcaaaaccacccatcaaactcctaaagatcagcgaattatatgtaaccgccatcaatctccaaaaaaaatcagcgaatttcttcatactttaaaacattcccagatttttaaaacgtaatcgcagattcaagtcatggtgttttatctggagacattgttgatggcgtggtgttttatctggagacattgttcatagcgtagtgttttataaatacaaaacattcccagattttaaaacaccaagactaggattcaagtcatggtgttttatctggagaccttgttcatagtgtggtgttttaaacatctatgattcaagtcatggtgttttatcaggagacattattcatggcgtggtgttttatctggagacattgttcatagcgtggtgttttatctggagacattgttcatagcgtggtgttttatctggagacattgttcatggtgtggtgttttatctggagacattattcatgccgtggtgttttatctggagacattgttcatggcgtggtgttttgtctccggatgtttaaaacactatgccatgaacaatgtcaccagataaaacaccacgccatgattcaagtcatggtgttttatctggaatccccagcaaccttctatgaatataacaccatacaacttaatagaacaccagaataaaacactatgatACACATTAACCTGCATCGCTGGACTCCATTGAAATTGATATAAAATACCAGAATCGAAAAAAGGCGCAGACGTTAAACAACTGGAGTGGGGATATCGATTTGATAATCCTTTATGTATTTATAATTAATGATGATTGAAAGATACGTATAACACAATCGTATTGTATCTTGCAGGAAATTACAAAATTCGTTCAAATCCCTAAACAATCTCATGGACGGTTATTTTTGGATCAGTTATGTTGAATTtgaattaaatgacaaaaatgtacaattacaaaactacccttttgaattaattaagaggatggacacttgtcattccaggaatatttcttacacttcttacaaattaagcactttgtacaggatcctaaacctatatatatatacacatatataataTTATCAACTTTTGTACTTCACTACATATGTTGATTCAAGTATTTTTCTATCTTCAACTTCTATTGCAAATATTATGTGTCTACTCAAGCTAAAGGGTGTGTGCATGACTCATGACTCTCCACATAGGCGTCATGTCACCCACCTCTAATATATCATCCAAAACCATTACCTTAAGTGTGTGGttatgacccaaaccactatctcctttattattttaatatatttttgtcTCAAGGTCATCAAACGGAGGGCCGTCAGCCCCAGGTAATCGTGGCTTAATTCATGCCAACCACCATCAATCAAAAGAGGGAATGATGTAGCCTTTCATTCATGTTCATGCGTGGTGAATCATATTCCAACCATAACCCAACACCCTTTAGCCTCATAGTGGATGTCCAAACCACTACAACAAACCCATTTAAGCAGCCCAATCATGATTTAGCTAAGGCCCAACATGTGAAAAGGTTTGTGAGAAAAACTATCACTGGAACATAAGCAAATGGAGAAGAAGGTCATGGTAGTTTTTATGAATATTGAAAGTGTGAATGTTCTTTTCCCATCTAATTCTATCTTTATTCCCATCTATTCTTCTTGTGGCTTGACACAAGCTACCGGTTGCAGCCATGATTCTGAGCCACTTTAACAACAATTTAATGTTTTGGGGTATCTTTGTTTTTAATCAAGAGACTTATTTTTTCTTGTATATTGTTTCAGTTTGTAACAAAATGTCGTCTACAAGCGAAGACATTAACAtgtttcaaaaacttcaaaaaatgTCTCAGGATATAATCAATCTAATCGTAGCTAACAGAAAAAATTAACGACCTGACGGAAAGAGTGGCTAACATACGAAAAACTCAAGCAAAGTTACAACTTTCAAATGGAAGGCCAAAAGAATAGGAAAACCTAGATTCAGGATTAGCATGTTGTGCCTTCGGATAATTGATTGTCGCTTTTGTATTATGTTAGCATACAATCAATGTGAAGGCCTATAGGCTATAGGTTAGGTTTTATTATGGGTTATTGTAAATTTTGTATCGGGAAGGTAACATACCCACGGGGCAACACCGCGCGTGTAATATACTAGTATATGTTAAAGCAATAACCTTTGCTAACCCAAAACGATTTTCATAATTTGGTATTTTTTTCGACTAAAACTTGAAAAAATGGTGTACATGATATATGATCATTATATGTTTAGTAATTACATGATAGGAAACAAATTATATTTTAATGATTGTATACTTACAATGTACATAATTTTTAATAATCATCTTTTCTCCAACATGTAACTGAAAATAGAATATAAACATGgcatttttatatatatatatgcttcaATTAAAAGCTCATCCTCCGTTTATAACACTAACTTCCATaaaacaaacacttctttaatcaTATTCATTTCTtattttaaaaaacaaaacattGTTAACAAACATAAGGATTTCACTAATAAACATCATCACAATATACATACAtccatatgtatgtatgtatattcaCTTGGTACCATTTGTGGATCTTAAAAAGGTTGAGCATAATTGCAAGTTATAAAAATCCCATCATTTTTCAGGCAGTGAGACAAGGCACACCCAAGGCGGATCGAGGTTTTCCCAATAATTTGAGTATAATGCCCACACACCTTTCCAGGTGCGCATGAGTCCGTCTCGTAATTGTAATCAGCCTTCTCGCTAACCCACATGTTTATAGCATCTAAAATGGTCATCGCGCCAGCCCCTGTAGCAATATTCTCACCATATAATGGTGTATTCGAGTGTTCGAGTGCACAATCTTTCTTCCTTTCATTCGCATATTCTTTTGCAAATTTGGCGACAGTAGTATTCCATACCATAGGCTCGAGACCAGGTATCTCTTTACGAACCTTATTATGGGCATCCACAATGTCTTGTGGCGAAGGGTCTGTCGAACGAGGCGCGCTCAATACCCTTCTGATACCACTATGTGCGTTAATACTGTATTCTTCTGGTTGGTTGCCTGGTTGTTCATCCTCATGAGAGAAATGTAGGATTGCCATGCATAAAACAAGAACGAGCGCAATTTTACGCGAAAATCCCATGGTGCTAGTTATTTGATTGATCGATATCGTTTAAATCAcatgaagggtatttatagggaggAGGAATAAAAAATAGATACTCATATTGACTTGGTCCAACAAACATTATGAGCCTCTTGCTAGGAAAGGAAATGAATGGAAAAATGATTGTTTAGCCGTTACAAAAAAGTGGATGAATAGAGGCATAATAACTGTAATTAATTTGTTGGTTAAAATCATTAAAATTTTCTATACTAGGAAGATTGTTTATCCATCGCTATGAAAGGAAATGAATGGAAAAAAGATTATTTATCAGTTACAAAAAAGGTGGGAAAGGTGAGTGAATGGAGCCATATAAACTGTAATTAATTTGTTGGTCAAAGTCATCAAATTTTTTTCTATACTAAAAGATTATCTATCCATCGATATGAAAGGAAATGAATGGAAAAAAAAGATTGTTTAGCCGTTACAAAAAAGGTGGATGAATAGAGGCACAATAACTGTAATTAATTTGTTGGTTAAAATCATTAAAATTTTCTATACTAGGAAGATTGTTTATCCATCGAAAGGAAATGAATGGAAAAAAGACTATTTATCAGTTACAAAAAAGGTGGGTGAATGGAGCCACGTAAACTGTAATTAATTTGTTGGTCAAAGTCATTAAAATTTTCTATACTAAAAGATTGTTTATCCATCAGTACGAAAGGAAATGAATGGAAAAAAGATTGTTTATCCGTTACAAAAAAGGTTGGTGAATGAAGCCACATAAATTTTAATTAATTTGTTGGTCAAAGCCATTAAAATTTTCTACACTAAAAACCGAATAACCAAATTTGTCACATGTATATATACTAGTatatgccccgcccgcgttgcggggtgcatatttctcaaccaattaaaacaaaaaaaactatcatagttttgctaaaagaaaaacaaaagtgatgaaaaatttgtaattttaaaCTGTGGGCCAAACTGTAATTTGTCACGACTAAAGAGCGAGCGCTAGCGAAtaaaattacatcgagtcaaccaattaaaacaaaacagtACCATAGGTTGGGAAAAAAAATGATTGCAAGAATGTAATTTTGAACCGGAGGAAATCGCAAGGTTGAGTGGGGTTAAAATCGTTATTTGTCAAAAGCTACTATAATGACAATAATGTAATTTTGAACTGGGGGTAAACTCGTAAATTTGGTtgaggtaaaatcgtaatttgtaaAAATCTATAACGATGGCAAGACTGTAATTTTTAACTGGGCAAAAACTTAATTTTGAGGTGGGGTAAGATCGTAATTCGTCAAAATCTACAACAATGACAAAACGGTAATTTTGAACCTGGGGGAAGAAACGTAATTTTTAACAGAGGTTAAAATCTTAATTCTAAAATGGGTTAAAATTGTAATTTGTGCGGATCAATGGGAAATGGTAGGTTGCCAGGCACTATTCCCCTCCATAGATTTTGCGTGCGTTGTGTCGGCGTCAAAATATACACTAACAAATTTACATAGTCGATCGAAAACAAATTATATTTTCAACTGGTTTCCTAAACAAAGactaaaaattaataataataataataataataataataataataataattataattataattataataataataata comes from the Helianthus annuus cultivar XRQ/B chromosome 4, HanXRQr2.0-SUNRISE, whole genome shotgun sequence genome and includes:
- the LOC110935189 gene encoding pathogenesis-related protein PR-1 type, which produces MAILHFSHEDEQPGNQPEEYSINAHSGIRRVLSAPRSTDPSPQDIVDAHNKVRKEIPGLEPMVWNTTVAKFAKEYANERKKDCALEHSNTPLYGENIATGAGAMTILDAINMWVSEKADYNYETDSCAPGKVCGHYTQIIGKTSIRLGCALSHCLKNDGIFITCNYAQPF